Within Triticum dicoccoides isolate Atlit2015 ecotype Zavitan chromosome 1B, WEW_v2.0, whole genome shotgun sequence, the genomic segment tcttcatcttcctctttgtcTGACTCATTTTCCTTCTCATTGgcggtttctctcggaactgctggattaggagtcgacactgtcgagtggtgtgctatgggtaaatcagattaccttcctcgtctttcttcgtgtggatgtgacatggcaaatccagcacatcatttccttccttatccttcaccttcttaggaggccagggccccttaggttttcccttaaactttccttgattcactaTGGCgatctctccaggagctgctggcttggccttacgcttctgtttccgactggagttacctccacAGGTCTCCTGGCCAGCTGGTTTGCTCTTCCCGCTAcgcagtcgatcctcttcttccccgttagcgtaccgggtggctatctccatcattcgagccaAAGTCATATCGCCAGTCCGACTGAATTACAAGACCAATTccctgtatttgacgccttccttgaaggcgcacacagcctgatgctctgaaacattctcgacagtgtgatgcaaagtagaccatctctggatgaactccctcaaagtctcattcgtcTTCTGCATGCAGTGCTGCAGCTCAGGCAATCCTCCaggtcgcttgcacgtgccctcggaagttctcacgaacactcgagatagctcttcccaactgtgaatACTGCCCGGAGCCAACTGAGTCAGCCATGCTCGGGCCGGCCCCTCCAACATGAGTGggagatgcttcatcgctatctcGTCATTACCGcccccaatctgcacagccactcggtaatcttcaagccaagtttcaggcttggattcaccagtgaacttactgaccccggaagccagcctgaagttgggaggtatcactgctgctctgatggctctgctacaacactcaggaccagaaacatgcactcggcttCCACTTGGATGATCTCTGCCTGGGTCTTCTCTGTGCGCCCTATTtcagtcgaccagaccttgaacgaggatagatctcacgtcaaagcctggctcccttgggtcgactgaagCTCTGCGCTCACCACTATGACGGCGCCTGTCATCGTTCTGCCGAGGCACATACGAtgcactcctcgggggaggcgtgggtcCTCTACGGTGAttgtcatggtcgagtggatgatcataatgcctacgcccttcacgccgcggaggtgatctagggctgtgagccgactgaaccgtgtcTGCTGCAACGGATCTGCCGTGAATCCTGTTTCAtgactgagatactgctgtattctgctctcctgccgtCCTGAGCAGGGCCCTgatctgcatcaaccctctgccagcttctgactgagAAGGTTGGatagactctgctattcgggctgcggctgtgagattctgaatcggagtgcggtataccttaggtggaggcggaaaaaattgtcgtcgactggactcatggatccgctcctgggcgcgctcgtcgagagcccgctggaggttatccagtcgagtgcgctcagccagattagCCAGGCACACCTCCTCCAAGGCTCGTGCTTCGGGGGTTTCTTCtatgatgggcgtgtggagtgcatccatgttgcggcgacaaaGTTCTTCCCACTGCTGAGAAGAGAGGGGCTCAGGTCGGTATTCCTCGTGGgcgtgcgacggatcgccgcctccgtctccgccgCCCTCGCGGCGGAAACCAGGTGGGCTATGAGGCCCATCGACCATTAAGACTTCGGCCACGGGAtcgctgctatcgcattcggatgcgatctccgcggagccagtcgacggaTCGAACAAGCCGtgaagagtttcgtcgggctcaattgccgcgacttgatgggtggtcgaTTGCTGAGCCACcgcatgtttcacccaccgctgaagccgcgatcgaccggatcgcttgcggcggcggaCAGCGAGGGAGGAAAACGCCATTGGAGCCGACTGGtattgagtcgacggctgccgaagaagaacgccacgaacgcacgcgcggaagtgcgtcgctcctcggacggggagcgcctcagtgtccaggggagcttcttggagccacgcggagtcgtcggcgacgaaaacgagcgcgccgagacggatctcgcggccctcagccagtccgccgccggaaaccatgatgatggtgatcaaaaaaacttgcaacttcaccaataagtcgctaagacacctgccccaaggttggcgccaactatcatggttctaaacctgacagtagaaaggagggtaggtatggagaggcaagatcttagctatggcgaagatgtacacacgaggtttacgagttcaggcccttctcggaggaagtaatagccctacgtctcggtgtccggaggcggtcgattggattatatgtgttgtattacagagggtgcgaacccttgtgccagaggaggggggtggcttatatagagtgcgccaggaccccagccccacTCCTTTACAAGGGAACTAAtatacataaagtaggggcgttactggtaacgtcagcagtaagtactcttaatgctcatgaggaCTAGGGAGTAAATATCTGGCCGTTGTGTGCTCTCCTGACTACTGGTCTTCGATATGGTCGAGTGATCTTCCTTGTGGTCGAGTGACGATAAGTAACGACCGTCGGGTGATGTgaccgtcgagtggattgcactcgacgtatgAGTCTGGTGTTCTTCTGTTGACTCTTAGTCTTTtcatcttccagggtagtgaccttgggtaggacgtataggtcgagcctatgaccctaccctgggtCTGTATCCTTGTCACTACCCGAAGCCCAACCTATAAAACGCCGCACTTCAGGTAGACACTAGAAAGCAACGTATCACCCCGATTGAAGGCGAAGGAGACCGTGGTTTGTGTATGGAAGTTGGTAGAAAGGAAGGTACAGTGCGAAAATGCCAAATGGAGGCTGAGCTCCATGAAGGCTTAGTTCTTCCTCTCAAAGAGAAAGGAAAAAGACGCAATTTCAGAGCGTCAGGTTCATATTCCTTTATACGTGTCATCTGCATAATTCAGTTAAAGCGTGTAAGTGCATACCAACATCTTCAGAGGTGGAACCTCCGAATTGGTTTTGTTCAACCATCGTGACAAGGTGAGGTTTTATCTTAAAATGTTTGACCGCAACATAAGGTAAAGCGATAGGTGCACACGTAAAGTTCTCAATGCGAGTTGCAAACTCCCCAAGTTTCTTAGCCATGATAatttatgtgtgtgtgcgcgcggggNNNNNNNNNNNNNNNNNNNNNNNNNNNNNNNNNNNNNNNNNNNNNNNNNNNNNNNNNNNNNNNNNNNNNNNNNNNNNNNNNNNNNNNNNNNNNNNNNNNNNNNNNNNNNNNNNNNNNNNNNNNNNNNNNNNNNNNNNNNNNNNNNNNNNNNNNNNNNNNNNNNNNNNNNNNNNNNNNNNNNNNNNNNNNNNNNNNNNNNNNNNNNNNNNNNNTTCTGGCGTCAAGCAAAGGAGGAGGGTGGCGGGGCGGCGCTTCACCCAGGCGTTCTAGCGCCAAGCGGAGGGGGCTGGTGGCACAACCAGTGGCAGAGCTAGCACAAGATCTCAAGAGGGCCAAACAAGAAATACACATCCTTGAGGGGGGGAGGAAATGTCTAAACTCTCCTTAATCTAACCCTTTAAAAAAATCCCTTCAGGAATTAGGCGCCACTGGCCACCCCAGAACTGCACGTAGCTCCGCCACTGGGCACGACGCTCCCTTCGGTGCTAGAGGAGGAGGGTGGCGGGGTGGTCGCCTTGGCCGGCTCAGGTGGCTCCGACAACACATCTTTGATCTTCTCGTCTCCGGCGACGGTTGGGCCAAAGAATGCCAGTTTCAAATGGGGTAGCACCGTTGGATGCACCGCGCGTGTTCGTGTGTCCGTTTGGCGACCCAAGCGGACACAAAAAGCGATACATTTTGTATCAATGTATCAGTTTGGGTCTCttgattggagttgctctaacattGTGACTACCTGGTTAATTTTTGAGCATGCCTAGAAGAGATAGAGAGCAACAGTACAAACGCAAAGTGCGGAGCACGAGCGTATCGAAAGTGCCCTAGCTAGCTATAGTAGCTCCTGTTGCGATCGGGCAGTACGCGCGTACGTACGTGCTCCATCAATCCGCCAACTGGAGTAGATGCAGAGCGATGAATACTCCGCCCGTCCGTCCATCCGTCCGTCGTGGTTCGGCGTCAGTGATCAATCAACGCTGGGCGTCAGGGCGGGGGTTAAATGCGGACGCGCGCGCGGCATGATTCCGAACTGGCTCGATCCCGGCAAGAATAATGAGCGCACTGTGCATCACtaatactcctactcctactactagcCGGCCTCTGGCCGTAGCGGGGACGCACGCAGCGCACGCAGCGCACGCACCCGCCGTTCACGTGGGCGACGCGGACGCGCACGGGCACGGCCTCCGGAGGTCGCCACGACGCGCGAGCGGATCCGCCTCCGCCACCTGACACCGCTTTATTTACTCCCTGCGCTCCCACTCTGCCGAGTTTAAACAAGGTCAGAGCTTAGGCCAACTTCACGGCAcgatcccaaacggacgtccgaATTGACCGGATTTTATCCCTTTGGGGTGTCGATGGGTTCGCCCGTGTCCGGCTGTGTCCGTTAGGCGCGCTCCTGCCCGTGCCCGTCGATGCCGTCATCGTAGCCGTCTTCagtggccgccggtgtcgtcgtcgtcgctgacgaggtcgacgtagtccGGCGGCGTCCACAGGTGGACCGGCGGTGCGTGGTAGAAGGGGGCGGGCTGGACGgcgggaggtgcctgcaccacctcctcccgtggcgacgcctcccgctccggtgaccgcggcggagtgGCGCGCCAGTTCACGCCCACGCCGGCGGCCATCTCCGGAGCAGTGCAGGACCAGGCCCACCCCTGGCCCATCAGCTGCTGGAACGCGGCCGACGGCTTCTCCTCCATcgcgtcctccctcctctcctccgtcAAGGCCGCCATCTGCAGCTCCGGAAAGGTCACGTCGCCGGCGGCAGAGAGTGCCATGGCCTCCTCCAAGCCGTCCCATTGCCGCtcgtcgtgcgtgttcatggagtctTTCATGACACGCTGCAcgagacgggtctcctcctccgccgtcatgcgaggaggtggtggtggcgatgaagatggcgacgGCGAAGGCGTGGGCGTGAGGCCGCGCACCAGCCTACGCCCGCGCTCCTGGGGAGCAGCCGCTCGGTGCTCTGGGCGTGGCCGCCGTGGCCCCGTCGACGTGCCGGCGAAGAAGGACGCCCGCCGCGTGTCGTGCTCATCGCGGAACCAAGTGTCCCACAATGGCGAATCGGGGGCGTACCTGGGGTCGTAGTAGAGGCCGTCCggaaggaggcggtggcggcgctcgATCTCCTCGCGGAGCGCACGGACGGTCACCGGGACCGGCGGGATCGGCACGCGGTCGGCCGACAGGTGCCAGTTGTTGGGGAGGTGGGCGTCGCTCCAGGGGatcggcgtcctcgtctcccaataacggCGGCACACCGACGCGCGGATGTAGTGCCGGTCGCGCTCATCGGCGGACGCGGGGGGATGGAGAACGCGGGCGGCGAGGGGGCCCGGCATGGTGGCGATGGCGAGGCTGACTCCTCCTTCTTCACCGAGCCGCGGCGACGCCCCGACGAGGAGccagcctcgcggtcgtgcttgcctTTGCGGCCGTAGTTCCAGAGCCCCATGGCTGCGGGCAGCCGACCGGCGAGTTCTTGGCTAGGGTTTGGGCCTGGGgctgtcgggtttcgaggaggccgcggggtggcGTGGGACAGTGTGGACGATGACCGGTCCACAGTTTCTacttaaagaaggacggcgaccCTTCAACGTgcgaatgacaggtgggaccgcccgcccgtgcgcattgatgtgggcgaatggaaggtaggtggccgcctgccacgcggccccgacgcggacgaggcGCGCGTTCGTTTGGTGTCCGCCGTGACCCAAAAccggcgcaagtttgcgctcgaaatggatCGACCAGGACACAAAACGGATAAGATGGGTCCGGACCATCGCGTGCTGGGGGCCGTCTCATTTGTCCCTTTTACCCTAAACGGACGGAGGCGGACAGGATAggatcgtgcggtggagttggccttacgtgATCTCCCCATGGCCACACAATCGGCACCGCCGCTGCTGCTTCGGATCCTCTCTCGCTGCCCGGGCTCTTATTTCTAGCCAGGAGCTCTGCGGCGATGCTCGGCCTCTGAGCTCTGCGTGCCTGCCAGCGGCCATATTGGTGTGCGTATGAAATCTGCAGGCTGCAGCGCCCGCGGTAAGAATTATTTGTCCCGGTGCACTCCTTGGTTTATTGCCGTCAGCGCCGGCGCGCTCTGCCAGCCGCTGGAAATGGAGCCGCTGCAAAACGAGATTATTTTATTTTGGAGATAAGTTTCTTTGATCGTGTTTTTGTGATAGGGATTAGCTGAAACCATCAAGCGGGAGTTGGGCACGATGATGGCATGATCTGGATTCTGGGCGCAGGGCATGCAGTTAATGGCCGGTGTGGATGAGCAGCAGGCTTCATGACAAACGCACGCACTGATGATGAATTCTCAATAGTAGAGAAGTTTACACTTTATTACAGAAGCAGGTATTGATACGATCAGTAGCATTTAATGGTTACCATGCCGCTGGACCCCCATCCTGACCCACGTTAACCGCAGCATTTTGGGCAGAACTAGCATAAATCAACTTGGGCCGGACTGGTGTACTTCACTCCCTCTTGGCATCAAGTGCTATAGTGAACTTGTGAGGTGTGAAAACCGTTGTTAAACTGTAATACCAGTCCGCCAGAGTTACCCGCAGTTAGAAAAACTGTAATGCGCACCAATGATCCACTCGTTGGTAGGAGGAACACAGTGTCAGCTTCTCGCTCATGAGGCCGTTGAATCCAAAGAAACTGCCAGACACACGTGCATTATGTCTAAACAACCAAAGCTAGGAAGCAAACACATAAGATTCCCAGTCACAAACACACAACGCATAATAAATAgagaggagaaaggaaaaaaaacgaCACCTAAGCCAGACTGCGCCACTAACTATAGTGGTAGCAGCGCAATTCATGGCGCCTCGCCACATGCTCGGCACCGCACAACACGGGAAACTATACTAGCTAGTAGCTACGACGACGTCTGACCGACACAAACCACAGTTCAACGCGTGCACAGCCAGCGGTCATATGTCCACGGCGATGTCGGCCGTGGTGGCGGCCGGGGGCGCCGCGGCGGGTGGAGCGGCGGTGGGGGCGTCGGGCGAGGCTGCTccagcgccggcggcggcggccatggcgaccaGCATCTGGCGGAGGCCGCGCGCGTACTCGAGGAGGCGGTCGATGGAGGGTATGGTCTCCCTCACCTCGTCCTGCGCCTCGAAGTCGCGCAGCCATGCGTGGAAGAGCGGGAACGCCTCGGCGTCCACCAGCTGCACGCCGGTGACCTCCTCGAAGACGGCCAGCCAGTAGGAGCCGCAGCCCAGGACGACGTCGAGGAagccgacctcgtcgccgccgaaGAAGCGCCGGCCCTTGAACGCCCCCTCCCGGAGCTCTGCCTCGATCAGCGCCAGGTTCTCGTGCACCTGCCGCACCgccgcctcctgctcctcccccGTGGACGCGAACACCGCCCCCACCGCAGGCCCAAGCTGCATTCCAGAGAAACAGTTCAGCCATTTTCCAGAGAATCATCACGAGCGCCGCGGGCGTGCACATTAGCACATACCTTGTCGTCGCCGAAGTGGCACCAGAAGCGAGCGACGGCGCGGTCGAAGGCGTCGGCGGGGAGGAGCTGGCGGGAGGCCGGGAAGGCGTCGTCGAGATACTGGAGGATGATGACGGACTCGGCGAGGGAGCGGCCGTCGTGGACGAGCACGGGGACCTTCTTGTAGACGGGGTTTTGGCGCAGCAGCGCGTCGCTCTTGTTGCCGAGGTCCTCCTCCGCGTACTCGAAGGCGAGCCCCTTGAGCCGCATGGCCAGCTGCACGCGGTGCGTGTACGAGCTCGCCCACGACCCGAACAGCTTCAGCTGCAGCTGCGCCGCCGCACCAGCGTCAACGTTCTCCGCTGCCTTCTCCATGGCCGGCTACGTGAAAGGAAGGAAGGACTCTGGTCGATCTTAGGATGCTCGAATGGTGTTTGTATTGTTGCTTGCAGTGGAGTGGAGTGAGATTCTTTTTGGTGTGTGGCTTGGAGCTAGGGGGGAGAGGGTTTATATAGAGCGGGAGGGTGTTAGGTGGGCTCCACACGTAAGTGAGGTGGACGGGTGGGCCCGAGATGTCAGCTGGCTGGGGTTTAGCGCGCCGGAGAAGGACAGTGTGTGTGGGTGGAGACGATGAGGGGTGGTGGGCCGgggaggcttccccggcaaggtaCACCGCCCGGCGCTGGCTGGCTCGTCGTGGACTTTGTACTCACTGGGAGGTGTGAACCTGCCTAGTAATTACTTTACTTTTACTGTAGTGATTTGTTTATCCGGTCGGTCTAAAGAAGTTCTCACGGGGTGGATCATGGTTCATGGCGAGCTGGACCCGCGGTGAGACAGTTACAACAGAGAAGTCTCCGCTGGCTTTTGCCTCGCAGCTCTGGTGGATTTGCGTCTGCATTATCGAGTCAAAAGCAGGCACGTCGACCGAGAACTCTCGACTTGCTCCCCAATACTGCTCGCTGTCTTGCGGCACAATCCGGCCAGATCGGTATTCTGGCCTCCGTGGAGAGAATGGTGGGGAGAGTTGAACTTTCACGGCGTGATGATCACTGTACAATGCACTGCATCAAGATGGTGAAATATGGCAGATA encodes:
- the LOC119343679 gene encoding glutathione transferase GST 23-like — its product is MEKAAENVDAGAAAQLQLKLFGSWASSYTHRVQLAMRLKGLAFEYAEEDLGNKSDALLRQNPVYKKVPVLVHDGRSLAESVIILQYLDDAFPASRQLLPADAFDRAVARFWCHFGDDKLGPAVGAVFASTGEEQEAAVRQVHENLALIEAELREGAFKGRRFFGGDEVGFLDVVLGCGSYWLAVFEEVTGVQLVDAEAFPLFHAWLRDFEAQDEVRETIPSIDRLLEYARGLRQMLVAMAAAAGAGAASPDAPTAAPPAAAPPAATTADIAVDI